From the genome of Candidatus Methylomirabilota bacterium:
CCTCCATCTTTAGCTCAAGATGAGCTTTCCGTATTCGTTTCGAATATTCCCGCATGGTGAGGTCCCTCATCATCATAACGAGTTTGTAGAAAAACCCCTATTTGGAAAAAATCGTTGTTCGTAAGTCACTGAGTAATAAAGAGAAAAAATCTCCCAAGTTTTAAAAATCCGGCTTTTCCTACAGACTCAACGCTCAAGCTCAGCCGCGCCCAAAGGCGCCGGTCTGAAGCGACGAGTTAGGCTGGAGAAAATAATATCCCCCTTTTTTGCGCGGCCGCGTATTATACTGAAGGCAGCGGATACGTGAAAAGCGGCAGTTGCAGTCCCATAGGCTACTTTCCCGCTAGTACCACGTGTGCCTCCATCGGGAACGCCAGCCCATCGGAGCTTATATATGGCTCGAATGACGTCCGGAGCGCTACGACTAAAGCCGCCCGTGTTTGATCGTTCAGTTTGCTGACGGCGTTGGCCAGCCGGCCCTCTAACTGGTAGTCGGTGAAATCGTTGGCCGAGACAAATCGAGCCGTGAGGGTCTTGGTATGCTTCCGCAGCGTGGAGAATTCCACCATCCTAAAAATTGCAGAAAGTTCATCGAGATCGCCGAGGGCGAATGGTTCTCTCACGATGGCCGCCGCTTCTTCTCCAACGAACTGTGCCACGGTGCGCTCAAGCACTTGGTAGCCGATACTCTGGCTGAAGACGCTGAGCCCCAGCTGTCCTCCTGATACCAATACGCGCTTCATCTCTCGAAGGACAGCAGGCCGATCCGGCACGTACTGCAGGCCCTGCTGGCACAACACGGTGTCAAACGCTGCATTAGGGAAGGGCAACTTGGTTGCGTTGCCTAACTGCCACTCGACGTGCGCCTCAATGGGCACCGGCTGCGCACGGGCTACTGCTAGCATCGCTTCGTTGGAGTCCAACCCTACGACCCGGCCAGTTGGACCAACCTGAGATGCCGCCAAGCGGGCGACGATGCCGGTACCGCAGGCTACGTCCAGCACCCTCATTCCGGGGGCGATCGCTACTGTATCTAACAAGTCCCTCGCCCAGGTGCTGAAGATGGCGGGGACCATGATCCGCTCGTACGCTGCGTTCGCACTGGTGAAACCGTAACTGCTTTCAGGCATGCTAACTCTCCCCGGGATTCCCCGTCATCAGGTAGTTAGCTCAATTCAACGAAGAGTGGGAGGCCCCGATTGTGTCCGGGTAAACTCTCGGATCTTTAGTGTTGGGGGACGTTGCGACTTTTATGGCTTTTCATTTCGATTCCAGGAGCCTCCGCCAGCGCTCGCCGTCACGATTACCTCGTCGCGCAGCCCGGTACACTGACTCCGGCCTCACACCCAATGGCACTGCCAGCTGCCTCCCGGTCCGCCCTAACCACTCCACCCACAGATACGCTATCCCCTCTCGTACCCGACACAACTCGGCTCTACGTCCTCCCCCTTCCACGCTCTCGACACGAACCCTCTCAACTTGACACACTCGTTCTATGAGAACCTTCAGAGACACTGCCCGCCTGCTACCCCCCCTTGGCCCATGCTCACTCCGCTCGATCTCCTCCCGCATTTGCTCTACAAACTCCGTGCCACCCAAAATTCGTTCATCCCCCGCGTACCCCTCTCTCCCCCGCCGCAGCCTATGCACCACTGCCCACCCTCCCGCACTGCGAATCAGTCCTCCCCCCTGAAACTCGGGTCTTCTCCCTCGATCAACCCCGTCTGCGAC
Proteins encoded in this window:
- a CDS encoding class I SAM-dependent methyltransferase gives rise to the protein MPESSYGFTSANAAYERIMVPAIFSTWARDLLDTVAIAPGMRVLDVACGTGIVARLAASQVGPTGRVVGLDSNEAMLAVARAQPVPIEAHVEWQLGNATKLPFPNAAFDTVLCQQGLQYVPDRPAVLREMKRVLVSGGQLGLSVFSQSIGYQVLERTVAQFVGEEAAAIVREPFALGDLDELSAIFRMVEFSTLRKHTKTLTARFVSANDFTDYQLEGRLANAVSKLNDQTRAALVVALRTSFEPYISSDGLAFPMEAHVVLAGK